In uncultured Draconibacterium sp., one genomic interval encodes:
- a CDS encoding IPT/TIG domain-containing protein — protein sequence MRNLTIQAQRAVFWIAAMLVLGFSGCNEDGISLSTDFSDAEPYDPSQPIEITSFTPDSGGLGQRMVIYGENFGNNPDSIQVYIGGKKAKVIGVQGESIYCLVPRKAFSGTIEIFMGTRQEGDEPLAVADEKFKYQRKTIVSTLTGYKNERDDQGWNPGSFDEASGFAEACIMNYDPLNPDVLYISYDHGPGIYTLDFKDSTVTKLIDGAAVNNQRRLRGVSFTNDGEYMMVGHSQGNNNNPAVSIMSRANGFTDPQVLIRARGNQGVAVHPVDGQLYFSEFQTGTLRRYDVENSQLLGGTLGDKDYEDLFSIQDINWEFYLVIHPSGDYAYIIVINQHYILRTDYDWENKRFKTPFRVAGEPRVAAYADGVGTSARFSTPYSGVFVKNPDYAGNEDEYDFFITDRNNHAIRVLKPDGRVDTYAGRGSSSLDSDPWGYVEGDVRLEARFNQPTGIAYNEAEGAFYIADKQNRCIRKIEAE from the coding sequence ATGAGAAACTTAACTATTCAGGCTCAAAGAGCAGTTTTTTGGATAGCAGCAATGCTTGTCCTGGGCTTTTCGGGCTGTAATGAAGACGGAATCTCTCTTAGCACTGATTTCTCAGATGCAGAACCGTATGATCCGTCCCAACCAATCGAGATTACAAGCTTTACTCCTGATTCCGGAGGACTGGGGCAGCGTATGGTTATTTACGGCGAAAATTTTGGCAATAATCCCGATTCCATTCAGGTTTATATTGGCGGGAAAAAGGCTAAAGTTATTGGTGTTCAGGGAGAAAGTATTTATTGCCTTGTTCCAAGAAAGGCATTTAGCGGAACCATTGAAATATTTATGGGCACCAGGCAGGAAGGAGACGAGCCGCTTGCTGTAGCTGACGAAAAATTTAAATATCAGCGAAAAACGATTGTTAGTACGCTTACGGGGTATAAAAATGAGCGCGACGATCAGGGGTGGAATCCAGGATCTTTTGATGAAGCTTCAGGATTTGCCGAAGCGTGTATTATGAATTATGATCCTTTAAATCCTGATGTGTTATACATTAGTTATGACCATGGCCCGGGAATATATACGCTCGATTTTAAGGATAGCACTGTTACGAAACTTATAGATGGTGCGGCAGTAAATAATCAACGCCGTTTGCGTGGTGTAAGCTTTACAAACGACGGAGAATATATGATGGTTGGACACTCTCAGGGAAATAACAATAATCCCGCAGTCTCCATTATGTCGCGGGCTAATGGTTTTACTGATCCACAGGTCCTTATCCGTGCGAGAGGTAACCAGGGGGTTGCCGTTCATCCGGTAGATGGACAATTGTATTTTAGCGAATTCCAAACTGGAACACTCCGACGTTATGATGTTGAAAACTCGCAGTTACTTGGTGGAACACTAGGCGATAAAGACTATGAAGACTTATTTTCAATTCAGGATATCAACTGGGAATTTTATTTGGTTATTCATCCCTCAGGAGATTATGCCTACATTATTGTAATTAATCAGCACTACATTCTTAGGACCGATTACGACTGGGAGAATAAGCGCTTTAAAACACCGTTCCGTGTTGCCGGTGAGCCAAGAGTAGCTGCTTATGCCGATGGTGTTGGAACGAGCGCCCGTTTCAGTACACCTTACTCCGGTGTATTTGTGAAGAACCCTGATTATGCCGGTAACGAAGACGAATACGACTTCTTTATTACAGATCGTAATAATCATGCCATTCGTGTATTAAAACCTGATGGAAGGGTGGATACTTATGCAGGTAGAGGTAGTTCAAGTCTTGATTCAGATCCGTGGGGTTACGTAGAAGGAGATGTTCGTTTGGAAGCCCGTTTTAATCAACCAACCGGGATTGCCTACAACGAAGCTGAAGGTGCTTTCTACATTGCTGACAAACAGAATCGCTGTATACGGAAAATTGAAGCTGAATAA
- a CDS encoding DUF4965 domain-containing protein, translated as MNKNFLHIAIFTGFLILLQLTTAAQNRKTNSNTTEMRAPSYPLVTIDPYTSAWSNANQLFDAPVTHWTGRTHSLIGALKVDGKVYRFLGKEEMPPKVLVPMAKHETWTGRYTENKPANGWEKENFNDKNWKVGEGAFGTDDMPVRNTRWVSKDIWVRRSFEVPATNAPEDIYLIYSHDDIFELYLNGEQLVATKYEWHNNVLLKLDRSQLKFGEENVIAVHCHNRTGGGYVDFGIIQEREETEIFANTAIQNNVEVTATQTKYNFSSGPVDLDVTFTTPLLPDDLDLLSRPVSYVSYEVASTDKKEHDVEIYFETTPEWAVNEPSQEVAVTKGATGEVSFIKAGTTEQPILGRKGDNVRIDWGYFYLAAKQQKGISLSLNEYLKSKKDFIGGGSGDVSSYTVKMVKTMPAMAVTESFGNVGNKTQSGYVMLAYDDIESIQYFGDNLKAWWTKEGKVGINDVLVSAAKDYEEIIKACEKLDKKIFSDAEKAGGYKYAKLCELAFRQSIAAHKLVKDTQGNILFLSKENFSNGSIGTVDVTYPSAPLFLKYNPELLKGMLNPIFYYSESGKWTKPFAAHDVGSYPLANGQTYGGDMPVEECGNMIVLAAAIAEAEGNADYAAEHWEVLTTWANYLMVNGLDPENQLCTDDFAGHFAHNVNLSAKAIMGIASYGKLAEMLGKNDVAEKYTSEAKNMAREWMKMADDGDHYRLTFDKPGTWSQKYNLVWDKLLNLGIFPEEVAQKEIAYYLTKQNKYGLPLDNRRTYTKSDWIVWTATLADDVETFQKFIDSLFDFVNETPNRVPMSDWYETPSAKQVGFQARSVVGGYFIKLLEK; from the coding sequence ATGAATAAGAATTTCTTACACATTGCAATTTTTACCGGATTTTTAATTTTGCTGCAACTTACAACGGCAGCCCAAAACCGGAAAACGAATTCAAACACTACTGAAATGCGTGCGCCGTCGTACCCGCTGGTAACAATCGATCCATACACCAGTGCATGGTCGAACGCCAATCAACTGTTCGACGCTCCGGTTACACACTGGACCGGAAGAACACACTCGCTTATCGGGGCACTTAAAGTAGATGGAAAAGTATATCGTTTTCTTGGAAAAGAAGAAATGCCGCCCAAAGTGCTTGTACCAATGGCTAAGCACGAAACATGGACCGGTCGTTATACCGAAAACAAACCCGCAAATGGCTGGGAAAAAGAAAACTTTAACGATAAAAACTGGAAAGTAGGAGAGGGGGCATTTGGAACAGATGATATGCCGGTGCGCAATACACGTTGGGTGAGCAAAGATATTTGGGTGCGCCGCTCTTTTGAAGTGCCTGCAACAAATGCACCTGAAGACATTTACCTGATTTATTCGCACGACGATATTTTTGAACTTTACCTGAATGGCGAACAGTTAGTGGCCACCAAATACGAATGGCACAACAATGTTTTGCTGAAACTCGACCGAAGTCAACTCAAATTTGGCGAGGAAAATGTTATTGCCGTGCATTGCCACAACCGTACCGGAGGCGGGTATGTTGACTTCGGAATTATTCAGGAAAGAGAAGAAACAGAAATTTTTGCCAATACAGCCATTCAAAACAATGTTGAAGTTACGGCCACGCAAACAAAGTACAACTTTAGCAGTGGTCCCGTTGACCTGGATGTAACATTCACTACTCCTTTACTTCCTGATGATTTGGATTTATTATCAAGGCCTGTCAGCTATGTTTCATACGAAGTGGCTTCGACGGATAAAAAAGAGCATGACGTAGAAATTTATTTTGAAACGACTCCCGAGTGGGCGGTTAACGAGCCCAGCCAGGAAGTAGCGGTAACAAAGGGAGCTACAGGTGAAGTTTCATTTATTAAAGCTGGTACAACAGAGCAACCTATCCTTGGGAGAAAAGGTGATAATGTTCGCATTGATTGGGGCTACTTTTACCTTGCTGCCAAACAACAAAAAGGGATATCGCTTTCACTGAACGAATACCTAAAATCGAAAAAAGACTTTATTGGAGGCGGTTCGGGTGATGTAAGTTCATACACCGTAAAAATGGTAAAAACCATGCCGGCAATGGCTGTAACCGAATCGTTCGGAAATGTTGGAAACAAAACCCAAAGTGGTTATGTAATGCTGGCGTATGACGATATTGAATCGATCCAGTATTTTGGCGATAACCTAAAAGCCTGGTGGACAAAAGAGGGGAAAGTAGGCATTAACGATGTACTTGTTTCGGCAGCTAAGGACTACGAAGAAATTATAAAGGCTTGTGAAAAGCTGGATAAGAAAATCTTCTCAGATGCAGAAAAAGCAGGTGGTTATAAATATGCCAAGTTGTGCGAGTTGGCATTCCGTCAATCTATTGCTGCACACAAGTTGGTAAAAGATACTCAAGGCAATATTCTTTTCCTTTCAAAAGAAAACTTTAGCAATGGTTCAATCGGTACTGTTGACGTAACTTATCCGTCAGCACCTTTATTCCTGAAATACAATCCTGAGTTGTTAAAAGGAATGTTGAATCCGATTTTCTATTATTCGGAAAGCGGAAAATGGACAAAACCTTTTGCCGCTCATGATGTTGGAAGTTATCCTTTGGCCAATGGACAAACTTACGGTGGCGATATGCCCGTTGAGGAATGTGGTAATATGATTGTTTTAGCTGCTGCTATTGCCGAAGCTGAAGGAAACGCTGATTATGCAGCTGAGCATTGGGAGGTACTTACAACCTGGGCAAATTACCTGATGGTAAACGGTTTGGATCCTGAAAATCAGCTTTGTACCGATGATTTTGCCGGTCACTTTGCACACAACGTAAATCTTTCGGCAAAAGCGATTATGGGAATAGCCAGTTACGGAAAACTGGCCGAAATGCTGGGTAAAAATGATGTGGCAGAAAAGTATACCAGTGAAGCGAAAAATATGGCAAGGGAATGGATGAAAATGGCCGACGATGGCGATCACTATCGTTTAACTTTTGATAAGCCGGGAACCTGGAGCCAGAAATACAACCTGGTATGGGATAAGCTTTTGAATTTGGGAATCTTCCCCGAGGAAGTAGCTCAAAAAGAAATTGCTTATTACCTCACGAAACAAAACAAATACGGTTTGCCTTTGGATAACCGCAGAACGTATACAAAATCAGACTGGATTGTTTGGACAGCAACTTTAGCTGACGATGTGGAAACTTTTCAGAAGTTTATCGATTCCTTATTCGACTTTGTAAACGAAACACCTAACCGTGTTCCAATGAGCGACTGGTACGAAACACCAAGTGCAAAACAAGTCGGGTTTCAGGCGCGCTCGGTTGTTGGTGGATATTTTATAAAACTTTTAGAGAAATAG
- a CDS encoding glycoside hydrolase family 76 protein has protein sequence MKIVYLILVLSLLHINLISAENYNHKESRSSDIATQNLVRAMELTDAAVQAHFSDKGMAMARFYNPYTKVCSKETGSIWMYTSAIEAVNAILHALKTQKASGNVALYNANFERYADLLFKLYENADFYLGTFELVSYTQTNEWTVYGVNRGASKGDAEVAGIMNVYDDQMWLVREFIEAYKLTGKAEFLQKAEYLTEYVLDGWDCTYNTKGEELGGITWGPGYVSKHSCSNGPMVSPLVWLHELYKGKDNKITHRYIDPRDKTTRKTKQLKKSEYYLDFAQKVYHWQKKHLLRSDGVYDDMMGGCSPRDPEIEVVKGVKYRKGITCRDRVGPAFTYNSGTMLSGAADLFRATDNELYLTDARKLSESSFQYFATIGKDIPGYYSFDIGGFRNWFNGVLMRGYVDVAVSCNEVDEYINSFQMNLDYAYENFLYEGFLPTNLLKGWEEDHDKNKTEGMFNFAFAAEYAVLAKYKLEKQ, from the coding sequence ATGAAAATTGTATACCTAATACTTGTACTGAGTTTACTGCATATCAACTTGATTTCTGCTGAAAATTACAATCACAAGGAAAGTCGCAGCTCCGATATTGCAACACAAAATCTGGTTCGCGCTATGGAGCTCACCGATGCAGCTGTTCAGGCGCATTTTTCGGATAAAGGAATGGCTATGGCCCGGTTTTATAATCCTTACACCAAAGTTTGCTCGAAAGAAACCGGTAGTATTTGGATGTACACCAGTGCTATAGAAGCGGTAAATGCAATTCTGCATGCCCTGAAAACGCAAAAAGCATCAGGGAATGTAGCGCTTTATAATGCCAATTTTGAGCGTTATGCCGATTTGCTTTTCAAACTGTATGAAAATGCTGATTTCTATTTGGGAACTTTTGAGCTGGTTTCTTACACACAGACCAACGAGTGGACCGTTTATGGCGTTAATCGTGGAGCCTCGAAAGGAGATGCTGAAGTGGCCGGAATTATGAATGTTTATGACGACCAAATGTGGTTGGTGCGCGAATTTATTGAAGCCTATAAATTAACCGGCAAAGCAGAGTTTCTGCAAAAAGCTGAGTACCTGACTGAATATGTGCTCGATGGATGGGACTGTACATATAATACCAAAGGTGAAGAACTTGGAGGAATTACCTGGGGACCGGGATATGTGTCGAAACATTCGTGTAGCAACGGGCCAATGGTGAGCCCGTTGGTTTGGTTACACGAATTGTACAAAGGAAAAGACAACAAAATTACGCATCGTTATATTGATCCAAGAGATAAAACAACACGGAAAACCAAACAGCTAAAGAAAAGCGAATATTACCTCGATTTTGCCCAAAAGGTTTACCACTGGCAAAAGAAACATTTACTGCGCAGCGATGGTGTTTACGATGATATGATGGGCGGATGTTCGCCGCGCGATCCTGAAATTGAGGTGGTGAAAGGTGTAAAATACCGAAAAGGTATAACCTGTCGCGATCGTGTTGGACCGGCATTCACTTATAACAGCGGTACAATGCTGTCGGGAGCTGCAGATCTGTTCCGTGCCACCGACAATGAATTATACCTGACGGATGCCCGGAAATTGTCGGAATCAAGCTTTCAGTATTTCGCAACGATTGGTAAAGATATTCCCGGTTATTACTCGTTTGACATTGGTGGTTTCAGAAACTGGTTCAATGGAGTATTAATGCGCGGTTATGTTGATGTTGCTGTTTCCTGTAATGAGGTTGACGAGTACATCAACAGTTTTCAGATGAATCTCGATTACGCCTACGAAAACTTCCTTTACGAAGGGTTTCTGCCAACGAACCTACTCAAAGGATGGGAAGAAGATCATGATAAAAACAAAACAGAAGGGATGTTCAATTTCGCATTTGCGGCTGAATATGCAGTTCTGGCAAAATATAAATTAGAAAAACAATAA
- a CDS encoding zinc ribbon domain-containing protein produces the protein MKKHFSCPKCSSWEYEEDAIRTTGAGFTRFFDIQNRKFIAISCKRCGYTELYKAGRGSTAGSILDFLTSS, from the coding sequence ATGAAAAAACATTTCAGCTGTCCTAAATGTAGTAGTTGGGAGTACGAAGAAGATGCAATCAGAACTACCGGAGCCGGATTTACCCGTTTCTTTGATATCCAAAACCGAAAATTTATAGCCATTTCGTGCAAAAGATGTGGCTATACCGAATTGTATAAAGCCGGAAGAGGAAGTACCGCCGGAAGTATCCTTGATTTCCTTACATCCTCGTAA
- a CDS encoding Arc family DNA-binding protein, with protein MAKKKSFVLRVSPEMLEAVEKWAADDFRSMNGQIEWIIHKALKDARRLKKGLDDGKV; from the coding sequence ATGGCGAAGAAAAAATCGTTTGTATTGCGCGTTAGCCCTGAAATGCTGGAAGCGGTTGAAAAATGGGCTGCCGATGATTTTAGGAGTATGAACGGGCAAATTGAGTGGATAATACATAAGGCTTTAAAAGATGCAAGACGACTAAAAAAAGGATTAGACGATGGGAAGGTATGA
- a CDS encoding SPFH domain-containing protein: protein MEKQHSALSGYMFLFLELILLGVIIFGFVGGMIVPAILLIPVFILVAIGFTVVDPNQSCVMILFGAYKGTIKTNGFYWVNPFYVRKKISLRARNFDSEPIKVNDKLGNPIMIGLVLVWKVEETYRAAFGVDEFEHFVVVQSEAALRKLAGMYPYDNIEDENAKVTLRDGTEEVNDQLEREIIERLEIAGIHVIEARINHIAYAQEIAQAMLKRQQATAIVAARYKIVEGAVSMVEMALDQLSEKSIVELDEDKKATMVSNLMVVLCGDKDATPVVNAGSLYQ, encoded by the coding sequence ATGGAAAAACAACATTCAGCTTTATCTGGTTACATGTTCCTGTTTTTGGAGCTTATTTTACTGGGAGTTATCATTTTCGGTTTTGTTGGGGGAATGATTGTTCCGGCAATTCTGCTAATTCCGGTATTTATTCTTGTTGCCATTGGGTTTACCGTGGTCGACCCCAATCAAAGTTGTGTAATGATTTTATTTGGTGCATACAAAGGCACTATTAAAACCAACGGTTTTTACTGGGTGAATCCTTTTTACGTTCGCAAGAAAATTTCGCTTCGTGCACGAAATTTCGACAGCGAACCCATTAAGGTGAACGACAAATTGGGTAATCCGATAATGATTGGGTTGGTACTGGTTTGGAAAGTTGAAGAAACCTATCGGGCTGCTTTCGGTGTAGATGAATTCGAGCATTTTGTTGTGGTACAAAGTGAGGCTGCTTTGCGTAAGCTGGCAGGTATGTATCCGTATGATAACATCGAAGATGAGAATGCAAAAGTAACGCTTCGTGATGGGACCGAAGAAGTAAATGATCAGCTCGAAAGAGAGATTATTGAACGTCTCGAAATTGCAGGAATCCATGTTATAGAGGCGCGGATTAACCACATTGCCTACGCGCAGGAAATTGCACAGGCTATGTTGAAGCGTCAGCAGGCTACTGCTATTGTTGCAGCCCGTTACAAAATTGTTGAAGGTGCGGTTAGCATGGTGGAAATGGCACTTGACCAGTTAAGCGAAAAGAGTATTGTTGAACTGGATGAAGATAAAAAGGCAACCATGGTAAGTAATTTAATGGTTGTATTGTGTGGCGATAAAGATGCAACGCCTGTGGTGAATGCTGGATCACTTTATCAATAA
- the nhaA gene encoding Na+/H+ antiporter NhaA, giving the protein MNFIKDPIDRFIKLETSSSIVLFSASIAALILANSGLSEAFLGFWKNYITISLPGFELSKPVLKWINDGLMAIFFFVIGLEIKREVLIGELSDLKKASLPIVAAIGGMVFPAVLFVTLNQGKPGMEGWGIPMATDIAFSLGILTLLGKRVPVGLKIFLMAFAIIDDLGAVLVIAFFYSSKLIWTNILIGLAIVALLSILSRFKLYSKYFFFIAGIVVWVLFLKSGIHATIAGVLLALTIPIQRHIKTTTFYDKGQEILDGFLEECKKESKDKTILNHKQLDAIDEMEELTEKTASPLQFLEHRLHGWVAFIILPLFAFANAGVVFSFSGDTNTVLASNIGLSLIIGKFVGIFVISFLAIKFKISELPKNVNFMSLAGVSFLGGLGFTMSLFINNLAFTDEVLIDSAKIGILLGSFVAGLLGYLLLRFSATKKNPSAN; this is encoded by the coding sequence ATGAATTTTATAAAAGATCCTATCGACCGATTTATAAAGCTTGAAACCTCAAGTAGTATAGTTTTATTTTCGGCTTCCATTGCAGCTTTAATTCTGGCAAACTCGGGTTTAAGTGAAGCATTTTTGGGCTTCTGGAAGAACTACATAACCATTAGCCTGCCAGGCTTTGAACTTTCAAAACCAGTATTAAAATGGATTAACGATGGCTTAATGGCCATTTTCTTTTTTGTTATTGGCCTTGAAATAAAACGCGAAGTTTTAATTGGAGAATTAAGCGATCTTAAAAAGGCATCGTTACCAATTGTTGCAGCTATTGGAGGGATGGTTTTCCCGGCTGTTCTTTTTGTAACTTTAAATCAAGGAAAGCCAGGAATGGAAGGATGGGGTATTCCCATGGCCACCGATATCGCATTTTCATTGGGTATATTAACCTTGCTGGGCAAGCGTGTACCGGTGGGTTTAAAGATTTTTTTAATGGCTTTTGCAATTATCGATGATTTGGGTGCCGTATTAGTAATTGCCTTCTTTTACAGTTCGAAATTAATTTGGACCAACATCCTAATTGGTTTAGCTATAGTTGCTCTTCTTTCTATTCTTTCACGTTTTAAACTTTATTCCAAATATTTCTTTTTTATTGCCGGCATTGTAGTTTGGGTTCTTTTCCTCAAATCAGGTATTCATGCAACAATTGCTGGTGTATTGCTGGCACTTACCATTCCAATTCAGCGACATATTAAAACCACTACTTTTTACGACAAAGGACAGGAAATTCTTGACGGCTTCCTGGAGGAATGTAAAAAGGAAAGCAAAGACAAAACAATTCTTAACCACAAACAACTGGATGCGATCGACGAAATGGAAGAGCTTACCGAAAAAACAGCTTCACCACTTCAATTTCTTGAACACCGTTTGCACGGGTGGGTAGCTTTTATAATTCTACCATTATTTGCTTTTGCAAATGCCGGGGTAGTTTTTAGTTTTTCGGGCGATACCAACACAGTTTTGGCAAGTAACATTGGGCTTAGCCTGATAATTGGAAAATTTGTGGGAATATTTGTGATTTCGTTTCTTGCAATAAAATTCAAAATTTCAGAACTACCTAAAAATGTAAATTTCATGAGTTTGGCCGGTGTATCCTTTCTTGGCGGACTTGGATTTACCATGTCATTGTTTATTAACAACCTGGCATTTACTGATGAGGTTCTTATTGATTCAGCTAAAATTGGAATTTTACTCGGATCATTTGTGGCAGGATTATTAGGATATTTATTGCTTCGATTTTCAGCAACCAAAAAAAATCCTTCGGCTAATTAG
- a CDS encoding sigma-70 family RNA polymerase sigma factor, with translation MFRLDKLNDNELVQRFIQGDHESLEILIVRHKSRVYSYILLIVKNQDLAEDIFQDTFIKVIRSLKRGKYVENGKFVSWVLRIAHNLIIDHFRKEKLQGTISNDSSDVDIFNSQKFSEQTIEDQMVYSQILSEVKHLVKELPEDQQQVIYMRHYMGLSFKEIAEQTDVSINTALGRMRYALINLRKLVDEKKLNLTAF, from the coding sequence ATGTTCAGACTCGACAAACTGAACGATAATGAACTCGTTCAACGATTTATTCAAGGCGATCATGAATCACTTGAGATTTTAATAGTTCGACATAAAAGCAGAGTATACTCGTATATTTTGTTGATTGTCAAGAACCAGGATCTTGCAGAAGATATCTTTCAGGATACTTTTATCAAAGTCATACGCTCGTTAAAACGAGGTAAGTATGTTGAGAATGGTAAATTTGTTTCCTGGGTACTTCGGATTGCGCACAATCTGATTATCGACCACTTCAGAAAGGAAAAACTGCAGGGGACGATTTCCAACGACAGCTCGGATGTTGACATCTTCAATTCTCAAAAATTTTCGGAACAGACCATTGAGGACCAAATGGTTTATTCGCAAATTCTGAGTGAAGTAAAGCATCTTGTAAAAGAGTTGCCGGAAGATCAGCAGCAGGTAATTTATATGCGGCACTATATGGGCCTCAGTTTTAAGGAAATAGCCGAACAAACTGATGTAAGTATAAACACTGCTTTGGGCCGGATGCGTTATGCATTAATTAACCTGCGAAAACTTGTGGATGAAAAGAAATTGAACCTCACTGCTTTTTAA